The following are encoded together in the Oryzias melastigma strain HK-1 linkage group LG17, ASM292280v2, whole genome shotgun sequence genome:
- the si:dkeyp-66d1.7 gene encoding myeloid-associated differentiation marker homolog, with protein sequence MAIVLHSSPLLWTRLAALAFSCVAFSVAIHGGRVAHGTGNWCIFCWAFSFAGTLLVLLVELFGLQSRALVSWKNFPITFACYAALLCLSASIIFPLYYLKDSHGPSEMRDFRIVSTVFSCLATIAYMTEVSISKARPGEVAGYMATAPGLLKVCQTFLACIIFVFVTDPVLYDRHDSLKYCMSVYCICFILSAGIILLCVGELTGYLPFPFARFLSAYALLAVVLYLSATIIWPIFNFDPKHGGQKQRPSNCNTSFGLCVWDKTVAVAVLTTVNFILYLADLIYSTRLVFVSA encoded by the coding sequence ATGGCCATAGTCCTGCATTCCAGCCCTCTACTATGGACACGGCTCGCAGCCCTGGCTTTCTCGTGTGTGGCCTTCTCCGTGGCCATACACGGTGGCAGAGTTGCACACGGAACAGGAAACTGGTGCATCTTCTGCTGGGCCTTCAGCTTCGCCGGCACGCTGCTCGTCCTCCTTGTGGAGTTGTTTGGCCTCCAGAGCAGAGCCCTCGTTTCATGGAAGAACTTCCCAATCACGTTTGCCTGCTACGCCGCTCTTCTGTGTTTGTCCGCCTCCATCATCTTCCCTCTTTACTACCTCAAAGACTCCCACGGGCCCAGTGAAATGCGGGACTTCCGCATAGTGTCAACCGTCTTCTCCTGCCTGGCCACCATCGCCTACATGACCGAGGTGAGCATCAGCAAGGCGCGTCCCGGCGAGGTAGCCGGCTACATGGCCACAGCTCCTGGACTCCTGAAAGTCTGCCAGACCTTTTTGGCTTgcatcatctttgtttttgtcaccgATCCCGTGTTGTACGACCGCCACGATTCTTTGAAGTACTGCATGTCCGTCTACTGCATCTGCTTCATCCTGTCGGCCGGCATCATCCTGCTGTGCGTTGGAGAGCTGACGGGCTACCTCCCCTTCCCTTTCGCTCGCTTCTTGTCAGCCTACGCCCTGCTGGCTGTGGTCCTTTATTTGTCCGCAACCATCATCTGGCCCATCTTCAACTTTGACCCGAAGCATGGAGGACAAAAGCAGAGGCCGTCCAACTGCAATACAAGCTTTGGGTTGTGTGTGTGGGATAAGACGGTGGCGGTGGCTGTGCTCACCACGGTCAACTTCATCCTCTACCTGGCTGACCTCATCTACTCCACTCGCCTGGTGTTTGTCAGCGCTTGA
- the pex19 gene encoding peroxisomal biogenesis factor 19, whose translation MASGGGEMSDPELDELLDSALDDFEKASSPPAPEPAAASSSSASSGAEKPPLLEDCKLFESLFEGDMATQARDEWEKAMSELAQEEPELLQHFQKLSEAAGKVGTDTASQQEFTSCLKDTLRGLAKNADNLQSSGLAGDDLVKALEGLGLDEGGETGGDDGNILPVMQSIMQNLLSKEVLYPSLKEITTKYPEWLEANKPSLSAEDYRRYEQQSRVMGEICKLFETEEQGVENKEKTFESIMDLMQQLQDLGQPPKELAGDVPPGLNFDMESLNLPGGLGAGAPDQCSIM comes from the exons ATGGCGTCCGGAGGGGGAGAAATGTCCGACCCAGAACTGGACGAATTACTGGACA GTGCTTTGGATGACTTTGAGAAAGCTTCTTCTCCTCCGGCCCCTGAACCCGCGgcggcctcctcctcctcagccagCAGTGGTGCAGAGAAG CCCCCCCTGCTGGAGGACTGCAAACTCTTTGAGAGTCTCTTTGAGGGGGACATGGCGACCCAGGCCAGGGACGAGTGGGAGAAGGCCATGTCGGAGCTGGCTCAGGAGGAGCCGGAACTGCTCCAGCACTTCCAGAAACTGTCAGAGGCTGCAGGCAAAGTTG GCACTGACACCGCCTCCCAGCAGGAGTTCACTTCCTGTCTTAAGGACACCCTCCGTGGCCTCGCGAAGAATGCAGACAACCTCCAA TCTTCAGGTCTAGCTGGAGACGACCTGGTTAAGGCTCTTGAGGGTCTTGGGTTGGACGAGGGCGGTGAAACCGGTGGAGACGATGGGAACATCCTGCCCGTCATGCAGTCCATCATGCAGAATCTGCTCTCTAAAGAAGTGCTTTATCCTTCCCTCAAAGAAATCACCACTAAG TACCCAGAGTGGCTTGAAGCAAACAAACCCAGCTTAAGTGCAGAGGACTACCGGCGCTATGAGCAGCAATCCAGAGTCATGGGAGAAATCTGTAAACTCTTTGAGACCGAAGAGCAGGGAGTcgaaaataaagagaaaactttTGAGAGCATCATGGATCTGATGCAGCAG CTGCAAGACCTAGGCCAGCCACCAAAGGAGTTGGCAGGAGATGTG CCTCCAGGCTTAAACTTTGACATGGAGTCCCTGAACCTCCCTGGAGGCCTTGGAGCCGGGGCCCCGGATCAGTGCTCCATCATGTGA